From the Euphorbia lathyris chromosome 6, ddEupLath1.1, whole genome shotgun sequence genome, one window contains:
- the LOC136232782 gene encoding U-box domain-containing protein 15-like produces the protein MEIQTKVMIDRERKAGVSSSSNGGDYSDFIKEMVGVIETIGSYSSYRRIQRKECLNLVRRLKLLLPLLEEMKEVEKFDSTVAFDCLVNLNKALLAAKKLLKKCNSGSKIYLALESEAVMIRFHVVYDKLNQALGEIPYDSFGISEEVKEQVELMHMQLQRAKRRTDTQDIELAMDIMVVFSRKDDRNVDSVILQRLANKLELHTIADLKAETMAVKKLIKSRDVRNAESIQQIKDLLGKLKQISGVDEIIELDGPISSKSLQRCQSLLIPHEFLCPITLEIMVDPVIVATGQTYERQSITKWLNSNHRTCPKTGQTLDHLSLAPNFALRNLISQWCEKNNFELPKKHASSVSDSSSSTLKDEVLTLVQNLSSSEFCERRDAIVKIRMLSKENPDNRILIANSGAIPPLVQLLECHDPMTQEQAVTALLNLSIDEANKRSIAREGAIPPIIDILQTGTEEARENSAAALFSLSMLDENKSLVGTLNGIPPLVNLLQNGTIRGKKDAATALFNLSLNQTNKFRAIKAGIITPLLHLLEDKDVSMVDEALSILLLLASHPEGRSEIGKLSFIRTLVEIIKNGSPKNKECATSVLLELGVNNSSFILAALQYGVYEDLVEIVRCGTNRAQRKANSLLQQMSKCEHIP, from the exons ATGGAGATTCAGACGAAGGTGATGATAGATAGAGAAAGAAAAGCTGGTGTTTCTagttcatccaatggtggagATTACAGTGATTTCATCAAGGAAATGGTAGGTGTAATTGAAACCATTGGATCCTATTCTTCGTACAGGAGAATACAAAGAAAAGAGTGCTTGAACTTAGTCAGGAGACTCAAGCTTTTGTTGCCTCTTCTAGAGGAGATGAAGGAAGTCGAGAAGTTCGATTCTACTGTGGCTTTTGATTGTTTGGTTAATTTGAACAAAGCACTTCTCGCTGCTAAAAAGTTGCTCAAGAAATGTAATTCCGGAAGTAAAATCTATCTG GCATTGGAGAGTGAGGCAGTGATGATTAGGTTTCATGTTGTATATGACAAATTAAATCAAGCTTTGGGGGAAATTCCGTACGATAGTTTTGGGATCTCAGAGGAAGTGAAAGAGCAA GTTGAGTTGATGCATATGCAACTTCAAAGAGCGAAAAGACGAACTGACACACAGGACATAGAACTAGCAATGGATATAATGGTTGTATTCTCCAGAAAGGATGACAGAAATGTAGATAGCGTAATATTACAAAGATTGGCCAACAAGTTAGAATTGCATACAATTGCAGACCTGAAAGCAGAAACAATGGCTGTTAAGAAACTAATTAAAAGTAGAGATGTAAGGAATGCTGAAAGCATCCAGCAGATTAAAGATCTTCTAGGAAAACTCAAACAGATTTCAGGTGTCGATGAAATCATTGAGCTTGATGGTCCTATTTCTTCAAAAAGTCTTCAGAGATGTCAATCTTTGCTAATTCCTCATGAATTCCTATGTCCGATTACTCTGGAGATCATGGTGGATCCTGTTATTGTGGCAACGGGGCAG ACCTATGAAAGACAAAGCATAACGAAGTGGTTGAATTCAAATCATCGGACATGTCCAAAGACCGGACAAACTTTGGATCACTTGTCTTTAGCACCCAATTTTGCTTTGAGGAACCTTATATCACAATGGTGTGAAAAAAACAATTTTGAACTGCCAAAAAAGCATGCTAGTTCGGTTTCCGATAGCTCTTCCTCCACACTTAAGGATGAAGTTTTGACTTTAGTCCAAAATCTTTCCTCTTCTGAGTTTTGTGAACGAAGAGACGCCATTGTCAAGATCCGTATGCTGTCAAAAGAGAATCCAGACAACAGAATTTTGATCGCGAACAGCGGAGCGATCCCTCCATTGGTTCAGCTATTGGAGTGTCATGATCCCATGACTCAAGAGCAGGCTGTAACAGCTCTTCTCAACTTGTCAATTGATGAAGCAAACAAAAGAAGTATTGCAAGAGAAGGTGCTATTCCTCCTATTATAGACATCTTGCAAACCGGAACAGAAGAAGCTAGGGAAAACTCCGCTGCAGCTTTGTTTAGCTTGTCGATGCTCGACGAGAACAAATCACTGGTCGGGACATTGAACGGAATCCCTCCTTTGGTGAACCTGTTACAGAACGGAACAATCAGAGGCAAAAAGGATGCTGCAACTGCACTCTTCAACTTATCTTTGAACCAGACCAACAAGTTCCGTGCCATTAAAGCTGGAATCATTACGCCATTGCTTCATTTACTCGAGGATAAAGACGTAAGCATGGTCGATGAGGCTCTCTCGATCTTGTTACTCCTTGCTTCTCATCCAGAAGGAAGGAGTGAAATTGGGAAGCTATCATTCATAAGAACACTTGTTGAAATCATTAAAAACGGGAGTCCGAAGAACAAGGAATGCGCGACGTCGGTGCTCCTCGAGTTGGGGGTGAATAATTCGTCTTTCATTTTGGCTGCATTGCAGTATGGTGTGTATGAAGATTTAGTAGAGATCGTAAGATGCGGGACGAATAGAGCTCAGAGGAAAGCAAATTCTCTTTTGCAGCAGATGAGTAAGTGTGAACATATTCCttga